The genomic DNA GGCGGCGTGGCCCCGCACGGGTGCAGGACCGAGGACCAAGTGTACTGACCGCCCCGTCGACCACCAAATGCACCGCTCAGCTGATCCGCTTCGCCAGTACCTGCTCCCGCAGGATGTCCGCGTGCCCGAGGTGTTGTGCCAGCTCGCGCAGGACGTGGAGGTAGATCCATCGCACCGGTAGCGGGCCGCGACGGTTTCCGGTCACCACGTCGTCGAGGGTCACCGTCGCCGCGGCGCGTCGGGACGCTGCGCAGGCGAGGCTATGGTCGGCGAGCACGGACGCGACCGTGTCGGTGTCGAGGAGGTCGAAGGACTCGTCCGGTGTCGAGGGAATTCCGATCGCACTGCGCGGGCGCCGGGTGAAGGCCTCGTCGAACCACACCCGTTCGACGAATGCGGCGTGCTTCACCAGGCCCAACAGTGTGGATTTGGAGGGGACGAGCGATGCGCGCGCCTCGTCATCGGTCAGGCCGTCGAGAGTCGCGGCGAGCCGTGCGCGGTGCTCATCGAGAAAGACGTCGAACTGTTCGCGCAGTGTGGCTTCGAGGGCCGCGCGCTCGATCGTCGGCTGGATCATTGCGACCGCTCCTCGGGCTCCGGTGACCACACCCTCTCGGGTGGGGTGCGTGTCGGGGGCGCCGGCGCCGCGACCTGCCGAATCCCCCAGGCGACGGGCCCGATGACGGGGATCAGCCACGCCGCCGCGCTCCACTCCCGTTTCCGTCCGGGCGACAGTGCGGTGGGCCGGATCGACGCCGTCGCGCTGCGCGCGGCGAGGATCCAGACGGCCATCGCGACGAGGAGCGCGGGCAGCCCGATGACCAGGAGGAGCATCAGGAACAGGCCGTCGTTGAGTTCCTTGCACGCGGGAACCTCGGGAAGCCGTGCGCATTCACTCATTCCCGACTCGGCCAGGATCGGCACCGTCGTCATGACCAGATGTTACGGGCCGGGCGCGACGCGCGCGCCCGGCCCGACGGCCCGCCCGGGTGTCGTCGGCCTACTTCGCCGACATCCATGCCGGGATCGCGGGACCGGGCACGTCGAAGGCCTTCGCGATGTCCGCGAGGATGTGGTACGCGCCCTGTACGCTCACGGCGCTCATCCACTCGGCGTCCTTGACCTCCACGGTCTTCGGTTCGAGCGGTGCCCACAGCGGGTTCTGCCGGTAGGTGTTGAGCGAGTCGGTGCCCTTGTCGCCGTTGGTGGTCACGAAGATCTTCGTGCCGTCGGCCGACGGGATGCGTTCGGCGCTGATCTCGGTCATGAACTCGTCGATGTTCTGCGACGCGGGCCGCGCGAGGCCGGCGTCCTGCAGCACGATGCCGGAGAACGACTTCTTCGCGTACAGGCGCGTCGGACCGTCGAGGAAGCGGACCACGGAGATGGTGGTGTCGGGCCCGGCCTTCGCCTTCACCGCGTCACCGACGCGACGGGCCTGCGCCTCGTACTCGCCGAGGCGCTGGTCGGCGAGGGTCTCCTTGCCGAGGGCCTTCGCGAGCAG from Tsukamurella paurometabola includes the following:
- a CDS encoding DinB family protein, giving the protein MIQPTIERAALEATLREQFDVFLDEHRARLAATLDGLTDDEARASLVPSKSTLLGLVKHAAFVERVWFDEAFTRRPRSAIGIPSTPDESFDLLDTDTVASVLADHSLACAASRRAAATVTLDDVVTGNRRGPLPVRWIYLHVLRELAQHLGHADILREQVLAKRIS
- a CDS encoding ABC transporter substrate-binding protein, with the protein product MKLSLARVTLAALTIGALTACGSGAPSDTATSSATGGAFPRTVDHAMGRTTIPGQPQRVAALDASFTDATLMLDTKVVAFTEYNTLGSKLPDYLGASATNYGAEAQSVGKLAAPSLEKIIATKPDLIVSAKVRHAKEYDQLSGIAPTVFSETTGPTWKDNIRLLAKALGKETLADQRLGEYEAQARRVGDAVKAKAGPDTTISVVRFLDGPTRLYAKKSFSGIVLQDAGLARPASQNIDEFMTEISAERIPSADGTKIFVTTNGDKGTDSLNTYRQNPLWAPLEPKTVEVKDAEWMSAVSVQGAYHILADIAKAFDVPGPAIPAWMSAK